A genome region from Engraulis encrasicolus isolate BLACKSEA-1 chromosome 6, IST_EnEncr_1.0, whole genome shotgun sequence includes the following:
- the LOC134451133 gene encoding uncharacterized protein LOC134451133, producing MAEQARSCFMCGGKTTSMFHLPKDEDLKKKWLEFIFGSIPTSYPKSLVVCANHFQDSDFANLGAYNSGYASKLVMKPGSSPSVRSTTTSQAGSSTAQASLSRPSYHASTQTEPPPPPPRRPTRCTQLSEGTLHIRHYRSKETQCHFSDTKKSVQTNTDAPSLGPSTSTPSLGPSTSTPSTTPIKSGPRPNKRPRLEEEEEEEEEEESIAAPPDPLDKTYDPEQSMTTVGESSHLSGTSSTSSPGYNDNKYIVFEKNLMELFEKCPNCRRAAEVKTFRRGTFLSVDQRCHHCNFIKHWESQPLMGSSPVGNLQLSAAVYCTGSSFNQVQKVFKAMRLRNISYSSFRRHATRYIEPAVIHKWHQYQDGELESLRHQKLKLGGDMRADSPGHCAKYGTYSLMNMENNKIIALQLVQSNEVGGSHNMEKEGLIRGLQLLDSKGMTVDYIVTDRHPQIQKFLREKKITHYFDVWHLEKGLSKKVSKVAKEKDCEVIQKWQRGISNHVYWCATSSTSGSEKVAKWTSLFNHMQDQHVHENPEFPKCLHAERKSNAKKKWLKPGSKALLKMEKVLVNKRVLGDVERLSSRYQTSTLEAFHSVILRFTPKNVVFPFIGMLCRQYLAALHFNENSNRTQAKTTAGTLKYSIHFPKAKKGGYTVKPMKSQATQGYVQELISLLFEDVIPRPQPYQEELRKIPVPANLSAAFHHPPVAEAVAAYQSRFKKGQP from the exons ATGGCAGAACAAGCAcgctcatgttttatgtgtggggGTAAAACCACTTCCATGTTCCACTTGCCCAAGGATGAAGACCTGAAGAAGAAATGGTTGGAGTTTATCTTTGGATCAATACCAACATCGTACCCCAAGTCATTGGTTGTGTGTGCTAACCATTTCCAAGATAGTGACTTCGCCAATCTGGGAGCATACAACAGTGGGTATGCATCGAAGCTGGTGATGAAGCCAGGATCATCACCATCTGTAAGGTCAACCACAACTTCACAAGCC GGTAGCTCTACAGCACAGGCATCGTTGTCTCGCCCATCGTACCATGCTAGCACCCAAACagaaccacctccacccccccctagAAGACCGACGCGTTGTACACAGCTTTCGGAGGGAACACTACACATACGTCATTATAGGAGCAAAG AGACCCAGTGCCATTTCAGCGATACAAAGAAAAGCGTCCAGACAAATACAGATGCACCATCATTGGGCCCATCAACTTCAACCCCCTCATTGGGCCCTTCAACCTCAACACCGTCCACAACACCCATCAAGAGTGGTCCAAGGCCAAACAAAAGACctaggttggaggaggaggaggaggaggaggaggaggaggagagcattgCAGCACCACCTGACCCCCTTGATAAAACCTATGACCCAGAACAGTCGATGACCACTGTAGGCGAATCCTCACATCTCTC TGGTACATCTTCAACATCTTCACCTGGATACAACGACAACAAATACATAGTGTTTGAGAAGAACCTCATGGAGCTGTTTGAGAAATGTCCAAACTGTCGCCGTGCAGCCGAGGTGAAGACTTTCAGACGGGGAACTTTTTTATCCGTTGACCAAAGATGCCACCACTGCAATTTCATCAAGCACTGGGAAAGCCAGCCATTGATGGGGAGCTCACCTGTAGGCAACCTCCAATTGTCAGCAGCTGTATACTGCACAGGATCATCTTTTAATCAAGTGCAAAAG GTCTTTAAAGCCATGCGGCTGCGAAACATAAGCTACTCTTCATTCCGTAGACATGCAACCCGTTACATTGAGCCAGCTGTAATACACAAATGGCACCAGTATCAAGATGGTGAATTGGAGTCCCTAAGGCACCAAAAACTCAAGCTTGGGGGTGACATGAGAGCAGATTCACCAG GACACTGTGCAAAATACGGGACATACAGTTTGATGAATATGGAAAACAACAAAATCATTGCTCTTCAATTGGTTCAG AGCAATGAGGTTGGCGGGAGTCACAACATGGAGAAAGAAGGACTTATAAGAGGCTTGCAGTTGTTGGACTCCAAGGGCATGACTGTTGATTACATCGTCACCGACCGCCACCCACAGATTCAGAAGTTCTTGCGGGAAAAGAAAATAACGCACTACTTTGATGTCTGGCATTTGGAAAAAG GTCTATCCAAGAAAGTTAGCAAGGTGGCCAAGGAGAAAGACTGCGAGGTGATCCAAAAGTGGCAACGAGGAATCAGCAACCATGTCTACTGGTGCGCAACATCCTCAACTTCAGGCTCTGAGAAGGTTGCAAAGTGGACATCTCTGTTTAACCACATGCAAGATCAACATGTCCATGAAAACCCTGAATTCCCTAAATGTCTGCATGCTGAACGCAAGAGCAACGCAAAGAAAAAGTGGCTTAAACCAG GTTCCAAGGCCCTCCTCAAAATGGAGAAGGTACTGGTCAACAAGAGGGTTCTCGGTGACGTGGAGAGACTAAGCTCGCGGTACCAGACATCTACGCTTGAGGCATTTCACAGCGTCATCTTGCGCTTCACGCCCAAAAATGTTGTCTTCCCTTTCATTGGGATGCTGTGCAG ACAATATCTGGCCGCACTCCATTTCAACGAGAATTCAAATCGCACCCAGGCAAAAACAACTGCTGGGACCCTGAAGTACAGCATTCATTTCCCAAAGGCGAAAAAGGGGGGGTACACAGTAAAACCAATGAAGTCGCAAGCAACACAGG GTTATGTCCAAGAGCTGATCTCTCTACTCTTCGAGGACGTGATTCCAAGACCCCAGCCTTACCAGGAGGAGCTCAGAAAGATTCCTGTTCCTGCCAACCTGTCTGCTGCGTTTCACCATCCTCCAGTTGCTGAAGCTGTGGCTGCATACCAGTCCAGGTTCAAGAAAGGGCAGCCCTGA